The following proteins come from a genomic window of Kitasatospora sp. NBC_01246:
- a CDS encoding DinB family protein has translation MTDTTTTATTPEQPAAAAAGGERAELLEALGKQRHFLRFTTRDLTDEQAGRRTTVSELCLGGLIKHVASVERAWTAFILEGPSAMGDFTTMTEADWERRNNDFRLLPGETLAGVLEDYAEAARRTDELVAVLPDLDASQPLPKAPWFEASARWSARRVLLHLIAETAQHAGHADILREALDGSKSMG, from the coding sequence ATGACCGACACCACCACCACCGCGACCACGCCCGAGCAGCCCGCGGCGGCCGCAGCCGGCGGGGAGCGGGCGGAGCTGCTGGAGGCGCTGGGCAAGCAGCGGCACTTCCTCCGCTTCACCACCCGTGACCTCACCGACGAGCAGGCAGGGCGCCGGACCACCGTCAGCGAGCTCTGCCTGGGCGGTCTGATCAAGCACGTCGCGAGCGTCGAGCGCGCCTGGACGGCCTTCATCCTGGAAGGGCCCTCGGCGATGGGCGACTTCACCACCATGACCGAGGCCGACTGGGAGCGGCGGAACAACGACTTCCGGCTGCTGCCCGGCGAGACGCTGGCCGGCGTGCTGGAGGACTACGCCGAGGCGGCCCGCCGCACGGACGAGCTGGTCGCCGTCCTGCCCGACCTGGACGCCTCGCAGCCGCTGCCGAAGGCTCCCTGGTTCGAGGCCTCCGCACGCTGGTCGGCGCGTCGCGTCCTGCTGCACCTGATCGCCGAGACCGCGCAGCACGCCGGTCACGCGGACATCCTCCGCGAGGCCCTGGACGGCTCCAAGAGCATGGGCTGA
- a CDS encoding trypsin-like serine peptidase — translation MSITHGRTSRPDGRTHSRSRTRAVPAVDRAVHRTLPRAFPRTFVAAGALLLSTVAAVVLLPNTALAAAPAGQESVTAHAGATTDQERGRIDTYWTPERMKLAGAMVPEITPVPEDDDTADDPRPLPADTPDPGGVWTHGGAVNRSVGRLFFTFSDGYDGSCTATVVNGANRSTVITAAHCLRGVGAPAAEDTWHHNLYFVPGYRNGTKPLGGFVIRSAATSSRWDADPGGTTSADLAVAGYDTGVLVAHRSADGRRIADVTGSQRIAFTRPVDGEFVHTFGYPKDRLNDPGAKYAGSRMIHCAGPARPGTAAPLLWGEPCDMGHGASGGPHFATFDTRTGTGTVVGVTTTSEDLAGGPAATLYATRLGDSAHRLHTWAQTRPA, via the coding sequence ATGTCGATAACCCATGGTCGAACCAGTCGCCCCGACGGCCGGACCCACAGCCGGTCGCGCACCCGAGCCGTGCCGGCCGTTGACCGCGCCGTCCACCGCACCCTCCCCCGGGCGTTTCCCCGCACGTTCGTCGCCGCGGGAGCCCTCCTGCTGAGTACCGTCGCGGCCGTCGTGCTGCTGCCGAACACGGCCCTGGCCGCGGCGCCCGCCGGTCAGGAGTCCGTCACCGCGCACGCCGGCGCCACCACCGATCAGGAGCGCGGCCGGATCGACACCTACTGGACGCCGGAGCGGATGAAGCTGGCCGGTGCCATGGTCCCCGAGATCACCCCCGTGCCCGAGGACGACGACACGGCCGACGACCCCCGGCCGCTGCCCGCGGACACGCCGGACCCCGGGGGCGTCTGGACGCACGGCGGCGCGGTGAACAGGAGCGTCGGCCGGCTCTTCTTCACCTTCAGCGACGGCTACGACGGCAGTTGTACGGCAACGGTCGTCAACGGCGCCAACCGCAGCACCGTCATCACGGCGGCGCACTGCCTGCGGGGCGTCGGCGCCCCGGCCGCCGAGGACACCTGGCACCACAACCTCTACTTCGTGCCCGGCTACCGCAACGGGACGAAGCCGCTCGGCGGCTTCGTCATCAGGAGCGCGGCCACCTCCTCCCGTTGGGACGCCGACCCGGGCGGCACGACCTCGGCCGATCTCGCGGTGGCCGGCTACGACACGGGCGTGCTGGTCGCGCACCGTTCCGCCGACGGCCGACGGATCGCGGACGTCACGGGAAGTCAGCGGATCGCGTTCACCCGGCCGGTCGACGGCGAGTTCGTCCACACCTTCGGCTACCCGAAGGACCGGCTCAACGACCCCGGCGCCAAGTACGCCGGATCCCGCATGATCCACTGCGCCGGACCGGCCCGGCCCGGCACCGCGGCCCCCCTGCTGTGGGGCGAGCCCTGCGACATGGGCCACGGGGCGAGCGGCGGACCGCACTTCGCGACGTTCGACACCAGGACCGGCACCGGTACGGTCGTCGGCGTCACCACCACCTCCGAGGACCTGGCCGGCGGCCCGGCCGCCACGCTGTACGCCACCCGCCTCGGGGACAGCGCCCACCGCCTCCACACCTGGGCGCAGACCCGCCCGGCCTGA